A stretch of Chitinophagales bacterium DNA encodes these proteins:
- a CDS encoding type I restriction-modification system subunit M, producing the protein MATKISQSEINNMVWKACDTFRGVIDPAQYKDYILTMLFIKYLSDVWKDKREEYMRKYNDDPERTDRAMKHERFVVPDHSTFDYLYDRRNEGNLGELINTALNDLEEANRTKLEGVFRNIDFNSNNLGPVKERNLRLKNLLNDFANEKLDLRPSHLDDHDIIGNAYEFLIGNFASDAGKKGGEFYTPKEVAQLLAKLLQPKPGARISDPTCGSGSLLIRVGKEVGSKNFSLYGQENNGSTWALCRMNMFLHEMDNADIEWGDTLNNPKLLEGDHLMKFDIVVANPPFSLDKWGADSASSDQYKRFWRGVPPKSKGDYAFITHMIESTYETHGKVGVVVPHGVLFRGSSEGRIRQSFIEENLLEAVIGLPSNLFFGTGIPAAILIFNRGKQTKDVLFIDASKEYEQGKNQNRLRTQDIEKIVSTYNAFRSGTREDVPKYAHVASPEEIKENDYNLNIPRYVDTFEEEAEVDIKVVQKEIDTLENELVEVKNKMKSYLSELGF; encoded by the coding sequence ATGGCAACAAAAATTTCCCAATCTGAGATCAACAACATGGTATGGAAAGCGTGCGACACCTTTCGCGGCGTAATAGATCCTGCTCAATACAAGGACTACATTCTCACCATGCTCTTCATCAAATACCTAAGCGATGTTTGGAAAGACAAGCGCGAAGAGTACATGAGAAAATACAACGATGATCCTGAGAGAACGGATCGTGCCATGAAGCACGAGCGCTTCGTTGTTCCCGATCACAGCACCTTTGATTACCTCTATGATCGGCGCAATGAAGGCAACCTCGGTGAACTCATCAACACTGCGTTGAATGATTTGGAAGAGGCCAATCGCACGAAGCTGGAAGGTGTGTTTAGGAACATTGATTTCAACTCAAACAATTTAGGTCCGGTTAAGGAGCGTAATCTCCGGCTGAAAAATTTGCTCAATGATTTCGCAAATGAAAAACTTGATCTGCGTCCTTCACACCTCGATGACCACGACATCATTGGCAATGCTTATGAGTTTCTGATTGGCAACTTCGCCAGCGATGCAGGCAAGAAAGGTGGTGAATTTTACACGCCAAAAGAAGTGGCTCAGTTGCTCGCAAAACTTTTGCAACCAAAACCCGGCGCACGAATTTCTGATCCTACTTGTGGTTCCGGCTCATTACTCATTCGTGTTGGTAAAGAAGTAGGCAGCAAGAATTTTTCACTCTATGGTCAGGAGAACAACGGTAGCACCTGGGCATTGTGCCGCATGAACATGTTCCTGCACGAAATGGATAACGCAGACATTGAATGGGGCGATACACTCAACAACCCCAAGTTGCTCGAAGGAGATCATCTCATGAAGTTTGACATTGTAGTTGCTAATCCTCCCTTCAGCTTAGACAAGTGGGGAGCGGATTCTGCATCATCTGATCAGTACAAAAGATTTTGGCGCGGCGTACCACCTAAGAGTAAAGGTGATTATGCCTTCATCACGCACATGATCGAGAGCACCTACGAAACGCACGGGAAGGTGGGTGTGGTGGTGCCTCACGGTGTTTTGTTTCGTGGCAGCAGTGAGGGCAGAATTCGCCAGAGCTTTATCGAAGAAAATCTTCTTGAAGCCGTGATCGGTTTGCCATCAAACCTCTTCTTTGGCACCGGCATTCCCGCAGCCATTCTCATTTTCAATCGTGGCAAGCAAACCAAAGATGTTCTGTTTATTGATGCGAGCAAAGAATATGAGCAGGGTAAAAATCAAAACCGCCTGCGTACACAGGACATTGAAAAAATTGTGAGCACCTACAATGCTTTCCGCAGTGGCACTCGTGAAGATGTACCGAAGTATGCGCATGTTGCTTCTCCTGAAGAAATCAAAGAGAATGATTACAACCTGAACATTCCCCGCTACGTGGATACATTTGAAGAGGAAGCTGAAGTGGATATTAAGGTTGTGCAAAAGGAAATTGATACTCTTGAAAATGAACTTGTCGAGGTAAAAAATAAAATGAAATCATACCTCAGTGAATTAGGATTTTAA
- a CDS encoding restriction endonuclease subunit S, which produces MIFQLQQVAALQFGLYENPVPTGDIIYLQGINLVTELRHHSFNTFLPVDKVSPNHILQKNDILIASKGVSNKAIKYDGSFGPAVASSLFFIVKPDISQVLPDYLTIFLNDIKTQNLLKSLAGTTTVPHISKKDLAEITIPIPSIEKQKRIIVFIQHWQREKQITKQLLQKKEQFYSSLFNQLIQK; this is translated from the coding sequence TTGATTTTTCAACTCCAGCAAGTCGCTGCACTTCAGTTTGGTCTTTATGAAAATCCAGTCCCGACCGGAGATATTATTTACCTGCAAGGTATAAATCTTGTAACTGAACTGCGCCACCATTCTTTTAATACATTCCTTCCAGTAGATAAGGTTTCACCTAATCATATTCTTCAGAAAAATGATATCCTTATAGCCTCCAAAGGTGTGAGTAATAAGGCCATCAAGTACGACGGCTCCTTTGGTCCGGCTGTAGCCTCATCACTTTTCTTCATTGTGAAGCCGGATATCTCCCAGGTGCTTCCGGATTATCTTACTATTTTTCTTAACGACATCAAAACCCAAAACTTATTAAAATCGCTTGCCGGAACTACAACCGTCCCGCACATAAGCAAAAAGGATTTGGCCGAAATCACTATCCCGATTCCGTCAATCGAAAAGCAGAAAAGAATTATCGTATTCATACAACATTGGCAGCGCGAAAAACAAATCACAAAACAGTTGCTTCAAAAAAAGGAACAATTCTATTCATCACTTTTCAACCAACTAATTCAGAAATAA
- the mnmE gene encoding tRNA uridine-5-carboxymethylaminomethyl(34) synthesis GTPase MnmE, whose amino-acid sequence MDHQDTIVALSTPPGISALAVIRLSGKESITLADKIFKGKKLSDQPSHTLHFGKITEDDTVIDEVVIGIFKAPHSYTGEHIVEISTHGSSFIVQKIIRLFIDLGARAAGAGEFTQRAFLNGKFDLSQAEAVADLIAADSDSAHRAAMNHMRGGFSAEIKKLREELIHFASLIELELDFAEENVQFANRNELTGLILSLRDHLLHLKSSFRLGNVIRHGVTTVIAGRPNAGKSTLLNALLNEERAIVSEIPGTTRDAIEEVVNIDGVLFRLIDTAGIREATDVIEKLGVEKTMEKISQSTVLLYVFDVNEMDREELLNELSKLPQGKAAVVVTGNKIDAQRNNNLENQYLNIENLIFVSAKQKIHLDFLRKKLVSLVAGDAQAGDKTIVTNVRHYEALSKADQALEDVFHSLQSDASGELFAADIRRALNALGEITGEVTTEDILGSIFSKFCIGK is encoded by the coding sequence ATGGATCATCAAGACACTATAGTTGCACTATCCACTCCACCCGGAATAAGTGCCCTTGCAGTGATCCGCCTGTCCGGGAAAGAATCAATTACACTCGCTGATAAAATTTTCAAAGGAAAAAAACTCTCAGATCAGCCATCCCATACGCTTCATTTTGGAAAAATTACAGAAGATGATACCGTAATCGATGAAGTGGTGATTGGCATTTTTAAAGCGCCGCATTCCTATACGGGAGAGCATATAGTCGAAATTTCCACCCATGGCTCCTCCTTCATCGTGCAAAAAATAATACGGTTATTCATTGATCTCGGAGCACGGGCTGCGGGGGCAGGAGAGTTTACGCAGCGTGCTTTTCTAAACGGTAAGTTCGATCTCTCGCAGGCTGAAGCGGTGGCTGACCTGATTGCAGCCGATTCGGACAGCGCACACCGGGCTGCAATGAACCACATGCGCGGTGGGTTTTCTGCCGAAATAAAAAAGCTTCGTGAGGAGTTGATCCATTTTGCTTCCTTAATTGAGCTCGAACTGGATTTTGCAGAAGAAAATGTGCAGTTCGCAAATCGCAACGAGCTTACCGGACTGATCTTAAGTCTGAGAGATCATCTGCTGCATCTTAAAAGTTCTTTCCGGCTGGGAAACGTGATCCGTCACGGCGTTACAACCGTAATTGCGGGAAGGCCTAATGCCGGCAAATCAACATTGCTGAATGCATTGCTGAACGAAGAGCGGGCTATTGTCTCGGAGATTCCCGGTACCACGCGGGATGCTATTGAAGAGGTGGTCAATATTGATGGAGTTTTATTCCGGCTCATCGATACCGCCGGTATCCGTGAAGCTACGGACGTGATTGAGAAGCTGGGCGTTGAAAAAACAATGGAAAAAATAAGTCAGTCAACGGTGCTGCTCTACGTTTTTGATGTAAACGAAATGGACCGTGAGGAACTGCTAAATGAATTGTCAAAGTTACCGCAAGGAAAAGCCGCTGTGGTGGTAACAGGTAACAAAATAGATGCTCAGCGGAATAACAATTTAGAGAACCAATATTTGAATATTGAGAACCTGATTTTTGTTTCTGCGAAACAGAAAATACACCTCGACTTTTTAAGAAAAAAGCTGGTCTCACTTGTTGCCGGTGATGCACAGGCAGGCGATAAAACCATTGTCACCAACGTGCGGCATTATGAAGCGCTTTCGAAGGCAGACCAGGCGCTGGAAGATGTTTTTCATTCTTTGCAATCAGATGCTTCCGGAGAGCTCTTTGCGGCTGATATCAGGCGGGCATTGAATGCCTTAGGGGAAATCACCGGTGAAGTGACTACAGAAGATATTTTAGGGTCGATATTTTCGAAGTTTTGTATCGGGAAATAG
- the purH gene encoding bifunctional phosphoribosylaminoimidazolecarboxamide formyltransferase/IMP cyclohydrolase — MDEVKIKTALISVYHKDGLEPVVKKLYESGVQIISTGGTASFIKSLNVLVTEVEELTHFPEILGGRVKTLHPKIFGGILGRRELSDDVHQMHEHMIPQIDLVIVDLYPFETTVASTTDEFTIIEKIDIGGIALIRAAAKNFNDVLVCPSREEYENLFMLLEEKSGITSKEDRQLFAAKAFAVSSSYDTLIFNYFNRAGKITTFKKSINHFKNLRYGENPHQKGIFYGETDLLYEQLNGKELSYNNLADIDAAFDLIDEFKVPACAIIKHTNACGVAEAEDVVEAWNKALAADPVSAFGGIIIFNQRIIEALAGKINGIFFEIIIASGYDEGALQILRQKKNRIILLRKEVTKNQGNETGNKVFKSLLNGIIEQSRDELLSSEETLKIVTQNHPSKNQVTDLLFAEKCVKHLKSNAIAIVKGKQLIGMGCGQTSRIDALKQAIARAKAFHLDLKDSVLASDAFFPFNDWVELAHAEGINAILQPGGSIRDQDSINLCNEYQMPMVFTGLRHFRH; from the coding sequence ATGGACGAAGTGAAAATTAAAACAGCACTGATTTCGGTATATCACAAAGACGGTTTGGAACCAGTTGTAAAAAAGCTATATGAATCAGGTGTACAGATAATTTCAACTGGCGGCACGGCATCCTTTATTAAATCTTTAAATGTTCTGGTTACGGAAGTAGAAGAATTAACTCATTTTCCTGAGATACTTGGCGGCAGGGTAAAGACCCTTCACCCTAAAATCTTCGGAGGAATTTTAGGAAGGCGGGAATTATCAGATGATGTACACCAGATGCACGAACATATGATTCCCCAAATAGACCTGGTGATTGTGGACCTTTATCCGTTCGAAACTACGGTGGCTTCCACCACTGATGAATTCACAATTATAGAAAAAATAGATATTGGAGGCATCGCGCTTATTCGTGCCGCTGCAAAAAATTTTAATGATGTACTTGTTTGCCCGTCCCGGGAAGAATATGAAAACCTTTTTATGCTTTTAGAGGAAAAATCTGGAATTACTTCGAAGGAAGACCGCCAGCTTTTTGCTGCTAAAGCGTTTGCAGTATCGTCTTCTTACGATACCCTGATCTTTAATTATTTCAACCGGGCGGGCAAGATCACAACCTTTAAAAAAAGCATTAATCATTTTAAAAATCTCCGGTATGGAGAAAATCCACACCAAAAAGGTATTTTTTATGGTGAAACAGACCTTCTTTACGAGCAGCTTAATGGTAAAGAACTATCTTATAATAACCTGGCAGATATAGATGCGGCCTTTGATTTAATTGATGAATTTAAGGTTCCCGCCTGCGCCATCATTAAGCATACAAATGCCTGCGGAGTTGCTGAAGCAGAGGATGTAGTAGAGGCCTGGAATAAAGCTTTGGCAGCTGATCCGGTTTCTGCCTTTGGAGGAATTATTATTTTTAACCAACGAATTATCGAAGCTCTTGCTGGAAAAATTAACGGGATATTTTTTGAAATTATCATTGCTTCTGGGTACGATGAAGGTGCTCTGCAAATCCTTAGACAAAAGAAAAACCGGATAATCCTTTTGCGAAAAGAAGTGACGAAGAATCAGGGGAATGAAACCGGAAATAAAGTTTTTAAAAGTCTGCTGAACGGAATCATTGAACAAAGCAGGGACGAACTGCTTTCTTCAGAAGAGACATTGAAAATAGTTACACAAAATCATCCATCCAAAAACCAGGTTACCGATTTGCTGTTTGCAGAGAAATGTGTAAAGCATTTAAAGTCGAATGCCATAGCTATTGTAAAAGGAAAGCAACTTATAGGAATGGGATGCGGTCAAACTTCACGGATCGATGCATTAAAGCAGGCAATTGCAAGGGCAAAAGCATTCCATCTTGATCTTAAGGACAGCGTGCTGGCTTCAGATGCTTTTTTCCCATTTAATGATTGGGTGGAATTAGCACATGCAGAAGGTATTAATGCCATTCTGCAACCCGGCGGATCTATAAGAGACCAGGATTCCATAAACCTATGCAATGAATATCAAATGCCGATGGTATTTACAGGCTTACGGCACTTCAGGCATTGA
- a CDS encoding TIGR00730 family Rossman fold protein — MEKSFKAQPSEKSAASNGMESWSLEGPHARLKELGFVFEVMKEFIKGFRTLHFVGPCVTVFGSARFKEDHQYYMLARQMGSALANLGFTVMTGGGPGIMEAANRGAKDAGGASVGCNIKLQMEQEPNPYLDRWITLDHFFVRKFLLLKYSYSFVVMPGGFGTMDELFETITLIQTKKLENFPVILMGKSYWQTMMTFIEQMLTISTISSEDLKLLLVTDDVEEAIAHINKFASGNVSLKKTLKIKPIPVLGESKVLE; from the coding sequence ATGGAAAAAAGCTTTAAAGCACAACCTTCAGAAAAAAGTGCAGCTTCAAATGGAATGGAAAGCTGGTCTCTAGAAGGGCCGCATGCACGGCTAAAAGAACTGGGTTTTGTTTTCGAGGTTATGAAAGAATTTATCAAAGGATTCCGGACGCTGCACTTTGTAGGGCCCTGTGTCACTGTCTTCGGCTCCGCTCGTTTTAAAGAAGACCATCAATATTACATGCTTGCCCGCCAAATGGGCAGCGCTTTAGCTAACCTTGGGTTCACTGTAATGACCGGGGGTGGCCCGGGTATAATGGAAGCGGCAAACCGGGGTGCAAAAGACGCCGGCGGTGCATCTGTTGGGTGCAATATAAAGCTGCAGATGGAACAGGAGCCGAATCCATACCTGGACAGATGGATTACACTCGATCACTTTTTTGTGCGTAAGTTCTTACTGCTTAAATACTCCTATTCATTTGTGGTAATGCCTGGTGGCTTTGGCACTATGGATGAGCTTTTTGAAACCATTACCCTTATACAAACTAAAAAACTGGAAAATTTCCCCGTAATACTTATGGGAAAATCTTACTGGCAGACTATGATGACTTTTATTGAACAGATGTTAACCATCAGCACCATTTCAAGTGAAGACCTGAAACTGCTGCTGGTTACTGATGATGTAGAAGAGGCCATAGCGCATATTAATAAATTCGCATCAGGAAATGTCAGTTTAAAAAAGACTCTTAAAATAAAACCCATTCCTGTTTTAGGAGAGAGTAAAGTGTTAGAATAG